The following are encoded in a window of Lactobacillus intestinalis genomic DNA:
- a CDS encoding alpha-amylase family glycosyl hydrolase: MEMKNGNVEQRLENFVSGKEFYLQDILGCHFEEGNYTFRVWAPSAQQVWLVGDFNSWQKTMPMVKDKYGVWSIRSELPQNNQFYKYLVKQNNGEEIMKIDPMATRFEARPGDAAVIGDLRKKRWHDGSWLGRNKRSNWFARPINIYEVHPSSWKTHPDSSPYTLKDLKRELIPYVKKYGFNGVMNYPARNFVVSLLTKDDQIKAEDKFSQLVENYPSAFLKNCLNNIGTHDTERIKTVLHGNENLVAIAFGLLMMLPGVPCIYYGDEAGLIGKKTLIIAASFHGDVRVNF, translated from the coding sequence ATGGAAATGAAAAATGGCAATGTTGAGCAAAGATTGGAAAACTTTGTCTCTGGAAAGGAATTTTATCTTCAAGATATTTTGGGATGTCATTTCGAAGAGGGGAATTATACTTTTAGAGTTTGGGCGCCAAGTGCACAACAAGTTTGGTTAGTTGGTGATTTTAATAGTTGGCAAAAAACAATGCCAATGGTTAAAGATAAATATGGTGTATGGAGCATCCGAAGTGAATTGCCACAAAATAATCAGTTTTACAAATATTTAGTAAAGCAAAATAATGGCGAAGAAATTATGAAAATCGATCCCATGGCGACAAGGTTTGAAGCTCGTCCAGGGGATGCTGCGGTAATTGGCGATTTAAGGAAAAAGCGCTGGCATGATGGTTCGTGGTTAGGCCGCAATAAGCGATCTAATTGGTTTGCCCGTCCAATTAATATTTATGAAGTTCATCCCAGTTCTTGGAAGACGCACCCTGATAGTTCTCCGTATACTTTAAAGGATTTAAAGCGAGAACTAATTCCCTATGTGAAAAAATATGGCTTTAATGGAGTGATGAATTACCCAGCTCGTAATTTTGTGGTTTCGCTACTTACCAAAGATGATCAAATTAAGGCAGAAGATAAATTTTCTCAATTAGTAGAGAATTATCCAAGTGCTTTTTTGAAAAATTGTCTGAATAATATTGGGACTCATGATACTGAACGGATCAAAACTGTCTTGCATGGAAATGAAAATTTGGTGGCGATTGCTTTTGGCTTACTAATGATGTTGCCGGGGGTGCCATGCATTTATTATGGAGATGAGGCTGGATTAATTGGTAAAAAGACCCTAATAATCGCCGCTTCTTTCCATGGGGACGTGAGAGTGAATTTTTAG
- the trxB gene encoding thioredoxin-disulfide reductase — translation MAKNYDVIIIGAGPGGLTAALYASRANLSVLILDRGPYGGQMNNTDAIDNYPGFTEIKGPELGEKMYQSVMKFKPDFEYGDVQSVTLEDDHKLVKTDTGDYSAPVVIIGTGADHKHLNVPGEEEYSGRGVSYCAVCDAAFFKDEDVVVIGGGDSAVEEGIYLAQLAKSVTIVHRRDKLRAQPELQKRAFDNKKIKFVWNAQTESIDGDGQKVTGITYLDKETGEKKTLSAAGVFIYVGVIPQTAPFKDLGILDEKGWIPTDEHMRTKVPGILALGDVRAKDLRQIANAVGDGSIAGQEAYNYLQSL, via the coding sequence ATGGCTAAAAATTATGATGTAATTATTATTGGTGCCGGTCCAGGTGGTTTAACTGCAGCCCTTTATGCTTCAAGAGCCAATTTATCTGTATTGATTCTTGATCGTGGCCCTTATGGTGGTCAAATGAATAATACCGATGCAATTGACAATTATCCTGGTTTTACTGAAATAAAGGGACCAGAACTTGGTGAAAAAATGTATCAGTCAGTAATGAAGTTTAAACCAGATTTTGAATATGGTGATGTTCAATCTGTTACGCTTGAAGATGATCATAAATTAGTTAAAACGGATACTGGCGATTACAGTGCTCCAGTGGTCATCATTGGTACTGGAGCTGATCACAAGCATCTGAATGTACCTGGAGAAGAGGAATATTCAGGCAGAGGGGTTTCTTACTGCGCTGTCTGTGATGCGGCCTTTTTCAAGGATGAAGATGTTGTTGTAATTGGTGGAGGAGATTCTGCAGTGGAAGAAGGTATTTATCTTGCTCAACTTGCAAAATCTGTTACCATTGTTCATAGACGTGATAAATTAAGAGCACAACCTGAATTGCAAAAGCGTGCTTTTGATAATAAAAAGATTAAGTTTGTCTGGAATGCTCAAACTGAATCTATTGATGGTGATGGTCAAAAGGTAACTGGAATTACTTATCTTGATAAGGAAACCGGTGAAAAGAAGACTTTATCAGCTGCTGGGGTATTTATCTATGTTGGAGTTATTCCTCAAACTGCTCCATTTAAGGATTTAGGGATTCTAGATGAAAAAGGTTGGATTCCAACTGATGAACATATGCGTACCAAAGTTCCTGGAATTTTAGCTTTAGGAGACGTTCGAGCAAAAGATTTACGTCAAATTGCTAATGCTGTTGGGGATGGTAGTATCGCAGGTCAAGAAGCTTACAATTATTTACAAAGCTTATAA
- a CDS encoding NAD(P)H-dependent glycerol-3-phosphate dehydrogenase, with amino-acid sequence MTKIAVLGNGSWGSVLGSMLADNGNDVTLYGNIDSVNEEINEKHTNSHYMKDWKLNENAKATGNLTEALKDAEIVLFVLPTKAIRIVAKNVRQVLDKTGNKPLLVTATKGIEPGSKKLISEILTEEIYPNNADKIVAISGPSHAENVAQKDLTAIACASSDEENAKKVQKIFSNDYVRFYTNDDLIGVEVGGAVKNVIAIAAGILVGKKYGDDAKAALMTRGLAEITRLGVNYFGAKPMTFSGLSGIGDLIVTCTSSNSRNWRAGKQLGEGKTLNYILKNMGQVVEGATTVKAVHELCEEKNIDMPISEAVYRVLYEQTNVDDEIKKMMGRSPKPEIRL; translated from the coding sequence ATGACAAAAATTGCAGTTTTAGGTAATGGTTCATGGGGATCAGTTTTAGGTTCCATGCTTGCAGATAATGGCAATGATGTAACTCTTTACGGTAACATTGATAGTGTTAATGAAGAAATTAACGAAAAGCATACTAACAGTCATTACATGAAAGACTGGAAGCTTAATGAAAACGCAAAGGCAACTGGCAATTTGACAGAAGCCTTAAAGGATGCAGAGATTGTTTTATTTGTTCTTCCTACAAAGGCAATCAGAATTGTAGCCAAGAATGTTCGCCAAGTTTTAGATAAAACTGGTAACAAACCACTTTTAGTAACTGCTACTAAAGGTATTGAACCTGGAAGCAAGAAGCTTATCTCAGAAATTTTAACTGAGGAAATTTATCCAAATAATGCAGACAAGATTGTAGCTATCTCTGGTCCAAGTCATGCTGAAAATGTTGCTCAGAAAGATTTAACTGCTATTGCTTGTGCTTCAAGCGATGAAGAAAATGCTAAGAAAGTTCAAAAGATCTTCTCTAATGACTACGTACGTTTCTACACTAATGACGATTTAATTGGTGTTGAAGTAGGTGGAGCTGTTAAGAATGTTATTGCGATCGCAGCTGGTATCTTAGTAGGTAAAAAGTACGGAGATGATGCTAAAGCCGCCTTAATGACAAGAGGACTTGCTGAAATTACTCGTTTAGGCGTAAATTACTTTGGTGCTAAACCAATGACTTTTAGTGGTCTTTCAGGTATTGGAGATTTAATCGTAACTTGTACCTCATCTAACTCACGTAATTGGCGTGCGGGTAAGCAATTAGGTGAAGGTAAAACTCTTAACTACATCTTAAAGAATATGGGTCAAGTGGTTGAAGGTGCTACCACTGTTAAAGCAGTTCACGAATTATGTGAAGAAAAGAATATTGATATGCCAATTAGTGAGGCTGTTTACCGTGTTCTTTACGAGCAGACTAATGTTGATGACGAAATTAAAAAGATGATGGGCAGAAGTCCTAAACCAGAAATTCGCTTATAG
- the lgt gene encoding prolipoprotein diacylglyceryl transferase, which yields MKLALNPVAFRLGNLSVKWYGIIMAVAIVVATWMSIDEGKKRHIASDDFVDLLLWAVPIGYVGARLYYVIFEWRYYSQHPDQIIAIWNGGIAVYGGLIAGLIVLLIFCHKRGLPPFLMLDIIAPGVMAAQIIGRWGNFVNQEAHGGPTTLHFLQSLHLPEFIIAQMKINGVYYQPTFLYESFFNLIGLILILSLRHKKHLFKQGEVFMTYLLWYSVVRFFVEGLRTDSLYIFGIIRVSQVLSLIIFVCVIALWIYRRVKIKPKWYLAGSGLKYPYTRD from the coding sequence ATGAAATTAGCATTAAATCCAGTCGCCTTTCGCTTAGGGAATTTAAGTGTAAAATGGTATGGTATCATCATGGCAGTAGCGATTGTGGTTGCTACGTGGATGTCAATCGATGAAGGTAAAAAACGCCACATTGCCAGTGATGATTTTGTTGATCTGCTTTTATGGGCAGTTCCAATTGGTTATGTAGGGGCTCGTTTATACTATGTGATTTTTGAGTGGAGATATTATTCGCAGCATCCCGATCAAATTATTGCTATTTGGAATGGAGGGATTGCCGTTTATGGTGGTTTAATAGCGGGCTTGATAGTACTGCTTATCTTTTGCCATAAACGAGGATTACCACCATTTTTGATGCTTGATATCATTGCTCCTGGAGTGATGGCAGCACAGATCATTGGCCGCTGGGGAAATTTTGTTAATCAAGAAGCTCATGGTGGGCCAACTACTTTACATTTTTTACAAAGTTTACATTTACCAGAATTTATTATCGCGCAAATGAAAATTAACGGTGTTTACTATCAACCGACTTTTTTGTATGAATCCTTCTTTAACTTGATTGGATTAATATTGATTTTGAGTTTGCGTCATAAAAAACATCTCTTTAAGCAAGGGGAAGTTTTTATGACATATTTATTATGGTATTCTGTAGTTCGTTTCTTTGTAGAAGGTTTAAGAACAGATAGCTTGTATATTTTTGGTATAATTCGTGTATCACAAGTCTTAAGTTTAATTATATTTGTTTGCGTAATTGCATTATGGATTTACCGACGTGTTAAAATTAAACCTAAGTGGTATCTTGCTGGTAGTGGGTTAAAATATCCATATACAAGAGATTAA